TATGAAGTCATCTGAAGCAGTGTATTTGTTCGTAAAATAAAGAAGCCACCTAAGCAATGTAATTGTtcatggaataaaaataaaatgttttttgctGTTTACTTGTTAGCAAAGTCTGTTCATTGACAACCCATGTCCAGAGCGGAACAAACCCTTGGGTCTTTTGTCCAAGACCCCTGATTTCATAAGCTTTCCAGGATGTGTCTGGAAGAACAGCCTCCACTTCGGGTTTCTCTTGGATTTTTGTGACTGCCCCTAAGCACTTAAACAACCTCCCCACTTTGGGGAGGTGTCTGGAATATAGACTGAAATCAATGTTGTACTTTTTTGTTATTTCTGCCAAAACATTACCAGGAGGTTAGTGACTTaacacaaatgtattatcttCCATCTCAAGAGGTCAGAAGCCTGGTGTAGACCTCAGAcctcaaggtgtgggcagggctgcatTCCTCTCTAGAGGCCCTGGGGGAATCAGTTTCCTTGTCTTCCCTGCGTCCAGGGGCTACTTGCATTCCTTGGTTTATGGCCCTCTTCCTCTGTCTTGAAAGCCAGCaacatctctttctctgactctctctcctgcctccctctttcccttttaaggacccttgtgataaTATTGGgctcacccagataatccaggaaaatCTCGATTTCCTTTTGCCAAATAAGGTAACATACTAACACATTCACAAGTTCTAGGGATTAGAGTGTGGACATTTGGGAACTTCTTATTCGGCCTACCCCAAACATCTTTCCTAGTCTAGCATCACTGATGCTTTTTATAGGCAGGATGTGTTATTCTGTCATCTTTCCATCTTTCCTTCGTTTTACAGATGCTGAGGGTGTTCTTTCAGTGGCCACAAACTGAAGTCTTAAGCCCAAGTCTAGATGGGATTGGGTATATGCACAGGGTAGTGCGAGTTTCCCTAGCTAAATCCTTGGGTCCTTCTCCAGTCCCACCTCCAGCTATATCGGCAGTCTCAGCAAAGGCCCAGCTGGCCTGTGAAACTAGATCATGGCACACTGGTGACTTCATCAGGGAGAACTAACAGTACAGTGGTTCTACCCCTGCCAAAGAAGGGTCCAACCCTTTGCTTAACTCAGTAGCCCTGTCATCTGCCTTCCTGGGGAGCCctgatagtttccttcactcCCACCCCAGCTATAGCTACAGGAAGGTGCTCCATGCAGCCCACACATGTGTTGTTAAGTCATtgcccttttttttccccccaatcccCCTGCTGTTTTTCTTAGTAAAAGCCTGTGTCATCTCTAACATGAATAGCCACTACAGCCTTGTAACCTGTGATGCCATCACCTGGGTCCCAAACTAACTTTCAGTCTTTTCAATCCTTTCTCTATCTGAACCCTTAATTCTAGCCAGTTTGGACTACTTACCATTCCTCCAATAAGCAGCACTGTTTTTAGCCTTCCCACCTTTGGTATACTACCCTCCCATCTGCCTGGAAATaccatctttccttctctttgcccTGGAAATACTACTTGCCCTTTAAGTTCTGCTCATTTCTCTGTCTCCAAGAAGTCTTCCCAAAGGGCTCCAGCTACAGTACTCTGAACATGTGCCACACATTAGCCTCGTGGCATAGACTGCTTGGTAGTCACCTACACATCTTCCTTGTCAGTCTAAGCTTCTGGAGTGCGGGGACTCTTACTTATGTCTGAAAGCCCCTTCCCCAAATTatgcttgctactgctgctaagtcgcttcagtcgtgtccgactctgtgcgaccccatagacggcaacctgccaggctcccccatccctgggattctccaggcaagaacactggagtgggttgccatttccttctccagtgcatgaaagtgaaaagtgaaagtgaagtcgctcagtcgtgtccgaccctctgcgaccccatggactgcagccttccaggctcctccgtccacgggattttccaggcaagagtactggagtggggtgccattgccttctccaaaattatgCCTAGATGGTGTCTAGCCTGCTGGTCAACTAACTGCTTACCCTGCACCCACTCACCCTGTGAGTGAGTGGTATACCCAGGAGGTCAgaggaggggagacaggcagCACTGGTTGGCACAAACCCAGGGCCAGACAAGGAGAAGCAGGAAGAGCATCCCCAGAGGTTGGGCAGGGCTGGCTGTAATGATGCAGTAACACGGTGTGGTCCTGTTTAGCTTGTTTATTGAAAAGTTTGAAGCAGTCTTACATGTAAAAGTCAAAGTGAGCAAATACAGAAGTCTCAGAAACCACTGCCAGTCACTGCAGAGCGTTAGGCTGTTTGCCTCATGCTCCCTGCATATGGGGAAGGCTGAGGCCTAGTTGACAGAGTTGGGAGGGTGGTGGGGTTCTGTGCAGCCAAGGTAAGAAGGGCCTGAAGGCAGCCACCCCTCAAGCAGTGGGATGGGGCTGGGCAGCTAAGGAGCAGTGATGGCAGAACCCTCAGAGCCAGGAGGGCGGCTCCTTGGGAGACTAGGGCCACAGGGGATTCCCAGGAGTGTGTGTTGGGGAAGTGAGTGAGGGAACAGCCTGGAATGTGGCAGGTGGAGAGGGATCCCTATCCCAGCCTCACAGGCCTGAGTAGGAGGCCTCTGTGGTCTCAGACCAGGATGATTCCCGGCGGGAAGCTGATGGCTGCCGCTGGTGGCACCTCTGGTCAGGGCAGCCCAGACGCACGAGTAGCACCCACATCCGCTCTCGGAACTTGACACCCACAAAGGCATAGAGCAGTGGGTTGAGGCAGCAGTGCATGTAGCCCATGCCCGACGTGACCGACTTGGCTATGTCCACACTGCTTTCTCTGCCGCAGTTACGGGCTAAGGCCCCCAGGTCCATGAGGGTGTCCACCAGCACCACCAGGTGGTAGGGGGTCCAGCAGAGGGCAaaggccaccaccaccaccaccaccagccgcATGGCTCTGAGCCGCCGCTGGCCCCTGGAGACCAGCAGCACAGCCAGGATGCGGGCATAGCAATAGGCCATGACCAGCAGGGGCAGCAGGAAGCCTGCCACCAGCTGCAGGATGCGCAGAGCTGTGTGGCCCTCCTGTGGGAAGTTGTACTGGCAGTGGGTGGCATTGAGGCGGTTGTCATGGTGGGAGGACAGGAAGATGAAGTCTGGGAGCGCAAAGAGCAGACAGAGCCCCCAGACTGCCACACAGGTGAGGGCCACGCGAGTCGGGGGGCCCCGGCGGTAGAGCTGGGTGGCGTGCACAATGCTCAGGTACCGATCGAAGCTGATACAGGCCAGCAGGAGGGCCCCTGCGTAGAAGTTGATGTTGAAGAGTGCACCCGCCACTTTGCAGAGGCCAGAGCCAAAGACCCACTGGATGGCTGCATCCACTGCCCAGAGAGGGAGTGTCAGCACCAGCAGTGCATCGGCCACAGCCAAGTGCAGCAGAAAGGTGTCGGTGCTGCTCAGGGCCGCCCTCTGGCTCAGCAGCACGACTGCCACGATGCCATTACCCAGAAGCCCCAGCACAAAGAGGAGGCTGTAGAGGACGGGCAGGAAGGTGCGGTCGAAGTTGAGGCTGAAGTCCTGTGGGCAGGGTGGGGAAGTACAGCAGAAGTAGGTCTCATTTTCTCCGTAGTCATAGGAAGAGTTTTCCAGGAGGTAGGCAAAATCGGAGGCTTGGAACTCTTGGCGTTCACTCATCTGTGGAGGGAGGGCATAGAGCGTGTGAAGGCCTTGGAAGTTACTCTTTTGAGTAGGAATTTGGGATGAACAGATACAcgctactgtatataaaacatatataacaaGGGCCTaccacacagcacagggaactaagtAGCTTGTAGcttatctataatggaaaagaatctgaaaaagaatacatatttatgtctgcatagctgaatcactttgctgtatacctgaaaccttgtaaatcaactatacttcacttaAACAAGTCACTCCTTGAAGATTTAGTCTGAGGAACCTTTTGTAAAGCAGCTGGGCTTCAGGCTGCCACTGTCCTGCGTTTCCTTCCAAACCCGCCCCCCTGAGCTCCATCTGCCCGGCCTGGGTGCTGGGCTGATAACTTCCCTTCTCAAagcctgcttctctctctcccttctgggtcatcccattggCACGGGATTGTGAACCAGAGGGAGAGCTTCCCTTCTGTCCCGAGCCCTCCCTGCTCCTTCTCTCCTCACCCTTTCTTTATGGCTTATGGTCCTCAGTTCCTGGCCACGCCTAGTTCCACCACCTTCCTCCCCAGGCACCTCCCCACAGTCCCCTCTCCCAGTCACTGGCCCTCCTGTTCCCTCCTCAGCCCTTGCCTGGGGACCCCAACTTCCTGTCCCCCATGGGGCCCCTCTACAAATCACTGCTGCCCCCCAACACAAGTTTCTGCCCCTGTCTTTCCCCTCCCCTACACTGAGGCTTGCCACCCACCAAGTTGGGTGGCCCCCCCACCAAGCTCCAGTAGAaatatttcttcttcccttctcccacctccccgcAAACCACCCCAGAGCTGTGGGTCTCCCAGGTGCCAATTCAGTCCAGCACGGAAGATCTAAGTTCCAAGTCAGAGCTTGGGGGCCGTGAGGGGTGAGCCTCAACCTCatgcattttgcagatgaggcacCAAAGCCAGAAAGGGGAGGGACTTGCCTGTGGTCATTCGCAAGTCAGTGGCCAAGGTGGTTTCCGAATACCCCGTCCTGTGCTGCTTCTATACAGTCCCTGCATTCTGTACCTGTTCACCCAACCCTCTGGTGGCCCTGACTTCTGGGCCAGTCCTGACGGTCCCCTCATGTCCTAGACTCTCCACTCATAGCTATGGTCTGGCCTGGTTGGGCAGCGGCACTTACCTCAGGGACCATAGCTGGGCTGGTACGCTGGCTGCTGGGCCGCGTGCTGCCTGCCCCTCTGCTTTGGTGCTTGTGGTCGGGAACCTGCactatacagaggaagtgagggTTTCACGCGGTTCTCAGCAGCAGCCTCTTCCATGGGGTTATCTACACCAGACCTCCTTAGACCTAAGGCCATGGGGTCCCTACTCCACCACGCCCCTGGCCCAAGGTAGCCACGCTGGGAGTTGGCCACAAGCCTGGGACCAGAAAGGCTGGGGCAGCGGGGCATGGGCAGGTGCTTTGAGGAGAGAGATCTGAGGGAGAAGCAGGTAGCTGACAGGGGCAGGGCAGCCCTGCTGCCAGGGGTAAGATCCGCTGCTCATCGGTCCTGGGCTGGAGTTCATCTCACATGACTGTAGACCGGCTTGCTAAATGTATTAACTGTATAAAGGAGCTTAACCTTCTTAAAAACTGAAGATATTTGAGAGCAGTCCAACACACAAATTCTAGTCCTTTGCCATTGCCCCTCCCCGCTAATCAACAGGAGCAAGGAACGGGAACTGCTAGTAATGAACTGGCTGTGTGCTGGGTGTTGCTTCAGGCACTTTCTCTGACACTGCCTCATTTCAGCCACACAAACCCCTTGCATAGGCAGTATCCCCATGGCTAACCCAGAAAGGGGAGAGGCCTTTGTCAGACACAGCAAGTAAGGTTAGGTGCTAGGATTGAACTCACAGTTGTCAGACTCTCCTTTTACTCTGCCTTTACTCTGCCTCACACTGCCTTCAGCTGTTTTTTGATGGATAAACAGTGATGTATTCATGCAggtaaaaacaaatgaactaaaAGCTAGATATTTTAACATGGAGGCATCTAGAAAAGCCAATGACCAACAGTGGAAGAAGCAAGTGATAGAATTCTGTGTATCGTTTGATACCACTTATGTAAATttgaaaaaccacacacacaaaacaatacCATCTTGTTTTGGATACAGCTGTTTGTTTTAGAAGGTTAAAGTAGGGAATGAACACACCACAAATCCATGAGAGCAGTTGCTTCTAGGGGAGGAGAAGGGTTGGGGAAGAGTACATGGGGAtctctttttttaaggaaaagctgTAAAAGCATTTGTGGAGCAAACCAGTCTCTTGATAGCTGCGCACTGCAAAAGTTCCTCCCTCACCTAGCCTGGTGCcccctctgccctcttctcccctccctgctctcaTTAACAGAGGGGAAAGGTGGCCCTTTGCCTCACCAAGCAGTTTCCCTTTCTCCTCGTAGACGaaaagcagagagagggagaagagagagattgAGACAGAGACCACGGCTTTGGGGTCCAGTTTTCAGTCAGAATGTGTCACCTGAGCCTCCAGGCTCAGGCCTGGAATTCAGCTCAAACTTTCTGACAAAACGCACACTTGGGAGGCAGCAAGGCCCTTCCCCACCTCCCGTGGTCAGAAGATGTGACTATTCTCTCTCTAAGCAGCTTGTCACTTGCAGGATCCAGGCCAGAGGGAACTAAAGGCTTGGAGGAGGTCAGGAGCAACACAAGTAGGGGAGCATGGGAGGATTCCAGAAGCCTGGCAGTTAGGAAAGACAGGACTTGGCAGGTGATGGCCtgcgggtgggggcgggggagctgGGACCATGGTTTGCAGTGCCATCCCATGAAGAGTTTCCATTCCCTGGGCTTCCACACATGatagaaaggaggaaaacaagGAGCTCTATCTGTTCAACTGAAAGGGAGTTCTTGTATTCTGCATTCATACCCTTCGCCTGCTTTTTGGTATTAGAAAGATCTTTTCTTTATGAATTGATGGTGACAATAGTTAACGGTTTTGGAAATATCTTGTGTTGGGAGAAGTTGACAACCTGATGTGGGTCTTCCAGGCACATGTTGGAGCGTACAGGCCCATGTGACATTTCAAAGTCTCTGAATCTCTGGCCTCCTTCCTGTGTCCTAGTCTCCTCATTTGCCACATGGGGACCACTATCCCCACCTTCATGGGTTGctggaaaggaaaaacaagagaagtTCAGATAAGACCATTGGAAAGGGGCAGAGAGCTTTCTTTTCTGAGTTGGGCTATATCCTGAGAGGCTAGCCTGGGCTATGGGGCAGGCTGTTCCCGCTGCTCCCTGTGTGGCCAAGatgcagtatgtgtgtgtgggctcatttgctcagtcgtgtccgacttttttgtgaccacggactgcagcccaccaggctcctctgtccatggaaatctataggcaagaatactggactgggtagccattcccttccccaggggatcttcacaacccagggattgaacctgcttctcctgcgttggcaggtggattctttaccacttccaccacctgagaagcctgtgaTGAGGTGGGAAGAATGGAAAAAATGCTGAATTTGTTTGGCTCCAGCTCTGACTCAGCCTTGCTCAAGGTGTGTGACCTTGGACCAATGACATAACAGTTTTGAGCTGGTCTCCGCAGGGTTGTTACAAGATGATCTGAGATGACCAAGGCTGTGAGGCCCCTGCACAGGGTCAGCCATTAATAGAAGCAGAGCTGAGAATGTTGAGTGTGAGGGATACTGGCCACAAACCCAGAGGTACTGGGAGCCCTTTCACATCAGGGACATGGTGGAGGATGGATCCTTCTGAAAGGCTGCCCCTCGCCTTAGCTCGGAGGGTTTGACTAGTCCTGCTCTAATCCTCTGGCTATGCCAATATGTCAGCTTAGGAGAATCATTTTATCTCTCTACCTTGGTTCCCTCATTTGGAAAGTAGGGATTAAAAATAGTAAACATGTGTCAGGGCTGTTCTGTGAACTGTAAACAATACATGTGGCACAGAGTAAAGTACCCAGTGAGCAGCAGTTTCCTCCCCTTCTAGTAACTTTCCAGATCAGCCCCTCCCAAGGCTGCAGAAGGTCAGGTCTACAGTGGGCTGCTGCTCTCTCTCACAGCTCACCTGCCTGAGAAATTGCCTGGGTCATTGTGCCAAGCCAAGTTCTCACCTGGCCCTCGAATTTGGCCCCTTGTGTCCCAAGAAGCCCCCAGACCAGGTCCCAAGCAGACCGAGTCCTGGGGAAGACCCAGCTAGCCAGGGGCCTGCACCCTGAGTTCTGGTGGCTATGCCCTTCTGCTTCTGGCCTTCTGAGCCGCCAGGGGGGAAGCTTTAGAAGGAAGTTAGTCAGAGTGAAGCTGCTCCGGGCCCCACCTGTGGTCAAGGTGTGAAATGTGCACCTGTCTCTTCTCTGCCACCCCtccccctgttttttttttctctctttcacacCTCTGGGCTGTGGTTTGGGGAGCTGGGAGGCTCAAAGATCTGAGCTCTGGGCCTGGTCCCTCACAGGAAGGAGGGCCTCCACAGCTGTCTGTCAGGCCAGCCAGGGAAAGgggccacttcctcctcctccccctcagtGTCTGCTGTTTCACAGCCTCTCTCGCAGCTTCTCCAAGTACCGCTGGAAGCCCTGCTCCCA
This genomic interval from Bos indicus x Bos taurus breed Angus x Brahman F1 hybrid chromosome X, Bos_hybrid_MaternalHap_v2.0, whole genome shotgun sequence contains the following:
- the CXCR3 gene encoding C-X-C chemokine receptor type 3; amino-acid sequence: MVPEMSERQEFQASDFAYLLENSSYDYGENETYFCCTSPPCPQDFSLNFDRTFLPVLYSLLFVLGLLGNGIVAVVLLSQRAALSSTDTFLLHLAVADALLVLTLPLWAVDAAIQWVFGSGLCKVAGALFNINFYAGALLLACISFDRYLSIVHATQLYRRGPPTRVALTCVAVWGLCLLFALPDFIFLSSHHDNRLNATHCQYNFPQEGHTALRILQLVAGFLLPLLVMAYCYARILAVLLVSRGQRRLRAMRLVVVVVVAFALCWTPYHLVVLVDTLMDLGALARNCGRESSVDIAKSVTSGMGYMHCCLNPLLYAFVGVKFRERMWVLLVRLGCPDQRCHQRQPSASRRESSWSETTEASYSGL